In Procambarus clarkii isolate CNS0578487 chromosome 36, FALCON_Pclarkii_2.0, whole genome shotgun sequence, one DNA window encodes the following:
- the LOC138371696 gene encoding trophinin-like: protein MSERHLRTPPRRNLIIREPTWMIESSRNQRALESIWYYWDTCKATASGGIMSKATASGGIRSKATAPGGIRSKATASGGIRSKATASGGIRSKATAPGGIRSNATASGGIRSNATASGGIRSKATAPGGIRSKATASGGIRSKATAPGGIRSKATVSGGIRSKATASGGIRSNATASGGIRSKATAPGGIRSKATASGGIRSNATASGGIRSKATVSGGIRSKFTAPGGIRSKATAPGGIRRKATAPGVKLQHQESKATVPGGIRSKATAPGGIRSKATAPGGTRNKATASGGIRSKATAPGGIRSKATAPGGIRSKATAPGGIRSKAAALGGIRSKATAPGGIRSKATAPGGIRSKAAALGVPRGIRSKATAPGGIRSKATAPGGTRNKATASGGIRSKATAPGGIRSKATAPGGIRSKAAALGGIRSKATAPGGIRIKATAPGGTRNKATASGGIRSKATAPGGIRSKATAPGGIRSKATAPGGIRSKAAALGGIRSKATAPGGIRSKATAPGGIRSKAAALGGIRSKATVPGGIRSKATVPGGIRSKATVPGGIRSKAAALGGIRSKATASAVKLQHQEASGVKLQH from the exons ATGTCAGAGAGACATCTTAGAACCCCACCGAGGAGAAATTTGATCATCCGGGAACCAACTTGGATGATCGAATCATCCCGAAACCAACGAGCATTAGAGAGCATCTGGTATTATTGGGACACGTGTAAAGCTACAGCATCAGGAGGCATCATGAGTAAAGCTACAGCATCAGGAGGCATCAGGAGTAAAGCAACAGCACCAGGAGGCATCAGGAGTAAAGCTACAGCATCAGGAGGCATCAGGAGTAAAGCTACAGCATCAGGAGGCATCAGGAGTAAAGCAACAGCACCAGGAGGCATCAGGAGTAACGCTACAGCATCAGGAGGCATCAGGAGTAACGCTACAGCATCAGGAGGCATCAGGAGTAAAGCAACAGCACCAGGAGGCATCAGGAGTAAAGCTACAGCATCAGGAGGCATCAGGAGTAAAGCTACAGCACCAGGAGGCATCAGGAGTAAAGCTACAGTATCAGGAGGAATCAGAAGTAAAGCTACAGCATCAGGAGGCATCAGGAGTAACGCTACAGCATCAGGAGGCATCAGGAGTAAAGCAACAGCACCAGGAGGCATCAGAAGTAAAGCTACAGCATCAGGAGGCATCAGGAGTAACGCTACAGCATCAGGAGGCATCAGGAGTAAAGCTACAGTATCAGGAGGCATCAGGAGTAAATTTACAGCACCAGGAGGCATCAGGAGTAAAGCTACAGCACCAGGAGGCATCAGGAGGAAAGCTACAGCACCAGGAGTAAAGCTACAGCATCAGGA GAGTAAAGCTACAGTACCAGGAGGCATCAGGAGTAAAGCTACAGCACCAGGAGGCATCAGGAGTAAAGCTACAGCACCAGGAGGCACCAGGAATAAAGCAACAGCATCAGGAGGCATCAGGAGTAAAGCTACAGCACCAGGAGGCATCAGGAGTAAAGCTACAGCACCAGGAGGCATCAGGAGTAAAGCTACAGCACCAGGAGGCATCAGGAGTAAAGCTGCAGCATTAGGAGGTATCAGGAGTAAAGCTACAGCACCAGGAGGCATCAGGAGTAAAGCTACAGCACCAGGAGGCATCAGGAGTAAAGCTGCAGCATTAGGAG TACCAAGAGGCATCAGGAGTAAAGCTACAGCACCAGGAGGCATCAGGAGTAAAGCTACAGCACCAGGAGGCACCAGGAATAAAGCAACAGCATCAGGAGGCATCAGGAGTAAAGCTACAGCACCAGGAGGCATCAGGAGTAAAGCTACAGCACCAGGAGGCATCAGGAGTAAAGCTGCAGCATTAGGAGGTATCAGGAGTAAAGCTACAGCACCAGGAGGCATCAGGATTAAAGCTACAGCACCAGGAGGCACCAGGAATAAAGCAACAGCATCAGGAGGCATCAGGAGTAAAGCTACAGCACCAGGAGGCATCAGGAGTAAAGCTACAGCACCAGGAGGCATCAGGAGTAAAGCTACAGCACCAGGAGGCATCAGGAGTAAAGCTGCAGCATTAGGAGGTATCAGGAGTAAAGCTACAGCACCAGGAGGCATCAGGAGTAAAGCTACAGCACCAGGAGGCATCAGGAGTAAAGCTGCAGCATTAGGAGGCATCAGGAGTAAAGCTACAGTACCAGGAGGCATCAGGAGTAAAGCTACAGTACCAGGAGGCATCAGGAGTAAAGCTACAGTACCAGGAGGCATCAGGAGTAAAGCTGCAGCATTAGGAGGTATCAGGAGTAAAGCTACAGCATCAGCAGTAAAGCTACAGCACCAGGAGGCATCAGGAGTAAAGCTGCAGCATTAG